One Streptococcus sp. DTU_2020_1001019_1_SI_AUS_MUR_006 DNA window includes the following coding sequences:
- a CDS encoding aspartate-semialdehyde dehydrogenase: MGYTVAVVGATGAVGAQMIKMLEESTLPIDKIRYLASARSAGKVLQFKGQDVTIEETTEDAFEGVDIALFSAGGSTSAKYAPYAVKAGAVVVDNTSYFRQNPDVPLVVPEVNAHALDAHNGIISCPNCSTIQMMVALEPVRQKWGLDRIIVSTYQAVSGAGMGAILETQRELREVLNDGVNPRDLHAEILPSGGDKKHYPIAFNALPQIDVFTDNDYTYEEMKMTNETKKIMEDDSIAVSATCVRIPVLSAHSESVYIETKEVAPIEEVKAAIAAFSGAVLEDDVAHQIYPQAVNAVGSRDTFVGRIRKDLDAEKGIHMWVVSDNLLKGAAWNSVQIAETLHERGLVRPTAELKFELK; encoded by the coding sequence ATGGGATACACAGTTGCTGTTGTCGGCGCTACAGGTGCCGTTGGTGCTCAAATGATCAAAATGTTGGAAGAATCAACTCTTCCGATCGATAAGATTCGTTACCTTGCGTCTGCACGTTCTGCAGGAAAGGTCTTGCAATTCAAAGGTCAAGATGTGACCATTGAAGAAACAACAGAAGACGCTTTTGAAGGGGTTGATATTGCTCTTTTCTCAGCTGGTGGATCAACTTCTGCAAAATACGCACCTTATGCTGTTAAAGCAGGTGCAGTCGTCGTAGATAACACATCTTATTTCCGTCAAAATCCAGATGTACCATTGGTTGTTCCTGAAGTGAATGCCCACGCCCTTGATGCTCACAACGGAATCATCTCTTGTCCTAACTGTTCAACAATTCAAATGATGGTGGCTCTTGAGCCAGTTCGTCAAAAATGGGGCTTGGACCGTATTATCGTTTCAACTTACCAAGCTGTTTCAGGTGCTGGTATGGGAGCAATTCTTGAAACCCAACGTGAGCTTCGTGAAGTCTTGAATGATGGCGTAAATCCACGTGATTTGCATGCGGAAATCCTACCTTCAGGTGGAGATAAGAAACACTATCCAATCGCCTTCAACGCTCTTCCACAAATTGATGTTTTCACTGACAATGACTACACTTACGAAGAGATGAAGATGACGAATGAAACCAAGAAAATCATGGAAGACGATAGCATTGCCGTATCAGCAACATGTGTACGTATTCCAGTCTTGTCAGCTCACTCTGAGTCAGTCTATATTGAAACAAAAGAAGTAGCACCAATTGAAGAAGTGAAAGCTGCTATTGCTGCATTCTCAGGTGCAGTTCTTGAAGATGATGTTGCTCACCAAATCTATCCTCAAGCAGTTAATGCTGTTGGTTCACGTGATACTTTCGTCGGACGTATCCGTAAAGATTTGGATGCAGAAAAAGGTATTCATATGTGGGTGGTTTCTGATAACCTTCTTAAAGGTGCTGCTTGGAACTCAGTTCAAATCGCTGAGACTTTACATGAACGTGGTCTAGTACGCCCAACAGCTGAATTAAAATTTGAATTGAAATAA
- the dprA gene encoding DNA-processing protein DprA, whose amino-acid sequence MKIDNFEIYKLKQAGLSNQQVLKVLQYGEIYDQELTLETIAEASECRNPVVFMERYHKLTFESMERLRSDFEKFPSFSILDDVYPFALSEIYDAPVLLFYKGDLNLLKLPKIAVVGSRSCSQTGTKSVRKVIEELENELVIVSGLARGIDTAAHMSILQGGGKTIAVIGTGLDVYYPRSNKRLQDYIGEYHLLLSEYGPGEEPLKYHFPARNRIIAGLCMGVIVAEAKMRSGSLITCERAMEEGRDVFAIPGSILDGRSDGCHHLVQEGAKLVSSGQDVLAEFEF is encoded by the coding sequence ATTAAGATTGATAATTTTGAGATTTATAAGTTGAAACAAGCAGGTTTAAGTAATCAACAGGTTTTAAAGGTACTTCAATATGGAGAAATCTATGATCAAGAATTAACCCTAGAAACGATAGCAGAAGCATCTGAGTGTAGAAATCCAGTAGTTTTTATGGAACGTTACCATAAACTCACCTTTGAAAGTATGGAGAGATTAAGAAGTGACTTTGAAAAATTTCCCTCATTTTCAATTCTGGACGATGTTTATCCCTTTGCTCTCAGTGAAATCTATGATGCTCCAGTATTGTTATTTTATAAGGGCGATTTAAATCTTTTAAAGTTACCTAAGATTGCGGTTGTAGGCAGTCGCTCTTGTAGTCAAACAGGGACAAAATCAGTTCGTAAGGTTATTGAAGAACTTGAGAATGAGCTGGTGATTGTGAGTGGGCTTGCTAGAGGGATTGATACTGCAGCGCATATGTCTATTCTTCAAGGTGGTGGAAAAACTATTGCAGTTATAGGGACTGGCTTGGATGTCTATTATCCTCGATCTAATAAACGACTGCAGGACTACATCGGTGAATATCATTTGCTACTGAGTGAATATGGACCTGGTGAAGAACCCTTAAAATATCACTTTCCAGCACGAAATCGGATTATTGCTGGCCTATGTATGGGTGTTATCGTTGCTGAGGCAAAGATGAGATCTGGTAGTTTGATTACCTGTGAGCGAGCTATGGAAGAAGGAAGAGATGTTTTTGCTATTCCAGGTAGCATTTTAGACGGTCGTTCAGATGGTTGTCATCACTTGGTTCAGGAAGGTGCAAAACTTGTTTCAAGTGGTCAGGATGTGCTAGCAGAATTTGAATTTTAA
- a CDS encoding copper homeostasis protein CutC, which produces MIYEFCAENVTLLEKAMQAGARRIELCDNLAVGGTTPSYGVTKAAVELAADYDTTIMTMIRPRGGDFVYNDLEIAIMLEDIVLTAQAGSQGVVFGALTADKKLDKVNLEKLIAASKGMEIVFHMAFDELSDQDQLEAIDWLSQAGVTRILTRAGVSGDSLEKRFAHYHKILEHAAGKIEILPGGGIDMDNRQTFIDQLGVTQLHGTKVVF; this is translated from the coding sequence ATGATTTACGAATTTTGTGCTGAAAATGTAACCTTGCTTGAAAAAGCTATGCAGGCAGGAGCTCGCCGTATCGAGCTCTGTGACAATCTAGCAGTTGGTGGAACAACTCCAAGCTACGGAGTGACCAAGGCAGCTGTGGAACTGGCTGCCGACTACGATACGACCATTATGACTATGATTCGACCACGTGGTGGTGATTTTGTCTACAATGATTTAGAAATTGCCATCATGCTTGAGGATATTGTTCTAACTGCTCAAGCAGGAAGCCAAGGTGTCGTCTTCGGTGCCTTAACAGCTGATAAGAAGTTGGACAAGGTCAATCTTGAAAAATTGATTGCTGCATCTAAAGGTATGGAAATTGTTTTCCATATGGCTTTTGATGAATTGAGCGACCAAGATCAGTTGGAAGCCATTGATTGGCTCAGCCAAGCTGGAGTGACACGCATCCTGACTCGTGCTGGTGTATCTGGCGACTCGTTAGAGAAACGCTTTGCTCACTATCACAAAATTTTAGAACACGCTGCAGGAAAGATTGAAATTTTACCTGGTGGAGGCATTGACATGGACAACCGTCAAACCTTTATTGACCAACTGGGTGTGACACAATTACATGGAACTAAGGTCGTCTTTTAA
- the dapA gene encoding 4-hydroxy-tetrahydrodipicolinate synthase: protein MSYQDLKDCKIITAFITPFHEDGSINFDAIPKLIEHLLAHHTDGILLAGTTAESPTLTHDEELQLFAAVQKVVNGRVPLIAGVGTNDTRDSIEFVKEVAEFGGFAAGLAIVPYYNKPSQEGMYQHFKAIADASDLPIIIYNIPGRVVVEMTPDTLLRLAEHPNIIGVKECTSLANMAYLIEHKPEEFLVYTGEDGDAFHAMNLGADGVISVASHTNGDEMHEMFTAIEESDMKKAAAIQRKFIPKVNALFSYPSPAPVKAVLNYMGFEAGPTRLPLVPAPEEDAKRIIKVVIDGDYEATKATVTGVLRPDY from the coding sequence ATGTCTTATCAAGATTTAAAAGATTGTAAAATTATCACAGCCTTTATTACTCCTTTTCATGAAGACGGGTCAATCAATTTCGATGCCATTCCAAAGTTGATTGAACATTTATTAGCACATCATACAGACGGAATTCTCCTAGCAGGAACAACTGCTGAGAGTCCGACTCTAACTCACGATGAGGAGTTGCAGTTGTTTGCAGCTGTTCAAAAGGTTGTCAATGGCCGTGTTCCTTTAATTGCCGGTGTTGGTACCAATGACACACGTGACTCTATCGAGTTCGTCAAAGAAGTAGCAGAGTTTGGTGGTTTTGCGGCTGGTCTTGCGATTGTTCCTTACTATAATAAACCATCCCAAGAAGGTATGTATCAACACTTTAAAGCTATTGCAGATGCTTCTGATTTGCCAATTATTATTTATAACATTCCAGGACGTGTAGTTGTCGAAATGACTCCTGATACTTTACTTCGTTTGGCGGAACATCCAAATATTATCGGTGTCAAAGAATGTACCAGTCTTGCCAATATGGCTTACTTGATTGAGCATAAACCAGAAGAATTTTTGGTTTATACTGGTGAAGATGGAGATGCCTTCCATGCTATGAATCTAGGTGCAGACGGAGTTATCTCTGTTGCTTCCCATACAAATGGGGATGAGATGCATGAAATGTTCACTGCAATCGAAGAAAGTGATATGAAGAAAGCGGCAGCTATTCAACGTAAATTTATTCCTAAAGTCAATGCACTCTTCTCTTACCCAAGTCCAGCACCTGTTAAGGCAGTACTCAACTATATGGGATTCGAAGCTGGGCCAACTCGTCTACCTTTGGTTCCTGCGCCTGAAGAGGATGCTAAACGCATTATCAAGGTTGTTATTGATGGGGATTACGAAGCAACCAAGGCAACTGTCACTGGAGTCCTTCGCCCGGATTACTAA
- the topA gene encoding type I DNA topoisomerase yields MATATKKKKSTVKKNLVIVESPAKAKTIEKYLGRNYKVLASVGHIRDLKKSSMSVDVENNYEPQYINIRGKGPLINDLKKEAKKANKVFLASDPDREGEAISWHLAHILNLDENDANRVVFNEITKDAVKNAFKEPRKIDMDLVDAQQARRVLDRLVGYSISPILWKKVKKGLSAGRVQSVALKLIIDRENEINAFQPEEYWTIDGVFKKGTKQFQASFYGMNGKKMKLTSNEEVKEVLSHLSSKDFTVDQVDKKERKRNAPLPYTTSTMQMDAANKINFRTRKTMMVAQQLYEGINIGTGVQGLITYMRTDSTRISPVAQNEAANYINERFGSKYSKHGSKVKNATGAQDAHEAIRPSSVFNTPEKIAKYLDKDQLKLYTLIWNRFVASQMTGAIFDTMAVKLSQNGVQFAANGSQVKFDGYLAIYNDSDKNKMLPDMVVGDVVKQVNSKPEQHFTQPPARYSEATLIKTLEENGVGRPSTYAPTIETIQKRYYVRLAAKRFEPTELGEIVNKLIVEYFPDIVNVTFTAEMEGKLDDVEVGKEQWQRVIDEFYQPFSKEVAKAEEEMEKIQIKDEPAGFDCEECGSPMVIKLGRFGKFYACSNFPDCRHTQAIVKEIGVECPSCHQGQIIERKTKRNRIFYGCNRYPECEFTSWDKPVGRDCPKCGNFLMEKKVRGGGKQIVCSNGDYEEEKIK; encoded by the coding sequence GTGGCTACGGCAACAAAGAAGAAAAAATCAACAGTTAAAAAAAATCTAGTAATCGTGGAGTCGCCTGCAAAGGCTAAAACGATTGAAAAATACCTGGGTAGAAATTATAAGGTTTTAGCCAGTGTTGGTCATATTCGTGATTTGAAAAAATCCAGTATGTCAGTCGATGTAGAAAATAATTATGAACCCCAATATATCAATATTCGTGGGAAAGGTCCTCTGATCAATGACTTGAAAAAAGAAGCTAAAAAAGCCAATAAAGTCTTTCTCGCAAGTGACCCGGACCGCGAAGGAGAAGCAATTTCTTGGCATTTAGCTCATATTCTTAATCTAGATGAAAATGATGCTAACCGTGTTGTTTTCAACGAGATTACCAAGGATGCGGTAAAAAATGCCTTTAAAGAACCTCGTAAGATTGATATGGATTTGGTGGATGCCCAACAAGCCCGTCGTGTCTTGGACCGCTTGGTAGGTTATTCTATTTCACCGATTTTATGGAAAAAGGTCAAAAAGGGCTTGTCAGCTGGCCGTGTTCAGTCTGTTGCTCTCAAGTTAATCATTGACCGTGAAAATGAGATCAATGCTTTTCAACCGGAAGAATATTGGACTATTGATGGAGTCTTCAAAAAGGGGACTAAGCAATTCCAAGCATCCTTCTATGGAATGAATGGCAAGAAGATGAAATTGACAAGCAATGAAGAGGTCAAAGAAGTCTTGTCTCATCTATCCAGCAAAGACTTTACAGTTGATCAGGTAGATAAAAAAGAACGCAAGCGTAACGCTCCACTCCCTTATACTACCTCAACTATGCAGATGGATGCAGCTAATAAAATCAATTTCCGTACTCGAAAGACTATGATGGTTGCCCAGCAACTCTATGAAGGGATTAATATTGGTACGGGCGTCCAAGGTTTGATCACCTATATGCGTACAGACTCGACTCGTATCAGTCCAGTTGCTCAAAATGAAGCAGCAAACTACATTAACGAACGTTTTGGCAGTAAGTATTCTAAGCATGGCAGCAAGGTAAAGAATGCGACTGGTGCACAGGATGCCCATGAGGCTATCCGCCCATCAAGTGTCTTTAACACACCAGAAAAAATTGCTAAGTATTTGGATAAAGATCAACTTAAGCTTTATACCCTTATCTGGAATCGCTTTGTAGCGAGTCAGATGACGGGTGCTATCTTTGATACCATGGCTGTGAAGCTCTCTCAAAATGGAGTTCAGTTTGCAGCGAATGGTAGTCAGGTCAAATTTGACGGTTACTTGGCCATTTACAATGATTCAGATAAGAATAAGATGTTGCCGGATATGGTAGTTGGTGATGTCGTCAAGCAGGTCAATAGTAAGCCTGAGCAGCACTTCACTCAACCGCCAGCACGTTATTCGGAAGCGACACTGATTAAAACTTTGGAAGAAAACGGAGTCGGTCGCCCATCAACTTATGCACCTACCATTGAAACTATTCAAAAGCGCTATTATGTGCGTTTGGCAGCCAAGCGTTTTGAACCAACAGAGTTGGGAGAAATTGTTAACAAGCTCATCGTTGAATATTTCCCTGATATCGTCAATGTAACCTTTACAGCTGAAATGGAAGGTAAACTGGATGATGTCGAAGTTGGAAAAGAGCAGTGGCAACGAGTCATTGATGAATTTTACCAACCCTTCTCTAAAGAGGTTGCCAAAGCCGAAGAGGAAATGGAAAAAATCCAAATCAAGGATGAGCCAGCAGGATTTGATTGTGAAGAGTGTGGCAGTCCGATGGTTATTAAACTTGGTCGTTTTGGTAAGTTTTATGCTTGTAGCAATTTCCCAGATTGCCGTCATACACAAGCAATCGTGAAAGAAATTGGTGTGGAGTGTCCAAGCTGTCATCAAGGTCAAATTATTGAACGAAAAACTAAGCGTAATCGTATCTTTTATGGTTGCAATCGCTATCCAGAGTGTGAATTCACTTCTTGGGACAAGCCTGTTGGACGAGATTGTCCAAAATGTGGCAACTTCCTCATGGAGAAAAAAGTCCGTGGTGGCGGTAAGCAGATCGTTTGTAGTAATGGTGATTACGAAGAAGAAAAAATCAAATAA
- a CDS encoding YbaN family protein, with product MRIIYLIIGFLSLALAIVGVVLPLLPTTPFLLLSIACFSRSSKRFEDWLYHTKLYQTYVADFRETKSIARERKKKIIVSIYILMGISIYFAPLLPVKIGLGCLTIFITYYLFKVIPDKE from the coding sequence ATGCGTATTATCTATCTGATTATTGGATTTCTGTCATTAGCTCTGGCTATTGTTGGAGTTGTCTTGCCCTTGTTGCCCACGACTCCTTTTCTTTTGTTGTCTATTGCTTGTTTTTCCAGAAGTTCCAAGCGTTTTGAAGATTGGCTTTATCATACCAAACTTTATCAGACTTACGTGGCGGACTTTCGTGAGACCAAGTCTATTGCGCGTGAACGTAAGAAAAAAATTATTGTATCGATTTATATCTTGATGGGAATTTCCATTTATTTTGCGCCTCTTTTACCAGTCAAAATCGGTTTGGGATGTTTAACCATCTTTATTACCTACTATCTTTTTAAGGTGATTCCTGATAAAGAATAA
- a CDS encoding MmcQ/YjbR family DNA-binding protein, whose product MFEIFKAYQFNSKKAKEYGFVENQGVWNHSSTILHGDFLMRVIVVDGDLSFQVFDKETGDLYPQVHMESMRGTFVGTVREACLEVLYDIRKACFDVQGFLCPQTKRIMAVVQEKYGNQLEYLWEKSPDTAVLRHEDNQKWYAVLMRISWDKLEKGREGLVEAVNLKQDQVSDLLVKKGIYPAFHMNKRYWISVPLDDSLSDEEVLELIEKSWNLTLKK is encoded by the coding sequence ATGTTTGAAATTTTTAAAGCTTATCAGTTTAATAGTAAAAAGGCTAAAGAGTATGGATTTGTAGAAAATCAAGGCGTATGGAACCATAGTTCGACTATCTTGCACGGAGATTTTCTCATGAGAGTTATAGTTGTGGACGGAGACTTATCTTTTCAAGTTTTTGACAAGGAAACTGGTGATCTTTATCCTCAAGTTCACATGGAAAGTATGAGAGGTACTTTTGTTGGAACTGTTCGAGAGGCTTGTTTAGAAGTTCTTTATGACATTCGAAAGGCCTGTTTTGACGTGCAGGGATTTCTCTGTCCACAGACTAAGAGAATTATGGCAGTTGTTCAAGAAAAGTATGGAAATCAATTGGAATATCTATGGGAGAAATCCCCTGATACAGCTGTTTTGCGCCATGAGGACAATCAAAAGTGGTATGCTGTTTTGATGAGAATCTCTTGGGATAAGCTTGAAAAGGGGAGAGAAGGACTAGTGGAAGCAGTCAATCTCAAGCAGGATCAAGTATCTGATTTGTTGGTAAAAAAAGGGATTTATCCAGCCTTTCATATGAACAAGCGCTACTGGATTAGTGTGCCACTTGATGACAGTTTATCAGATGAAGAGGTGCTAGAA
- a CDS encoding class A sortase: MSKKINKKKNKRKNLLINILAGFLILLSIALIFNAKIRDIFMVWNTNKYQVSQVSKEKLEENQDTEGNFDFDSVKAISSEAVLSSQWDAQQLPVIGGIAIPEVEINLPIFKGLDNVNLFYGAGTMKPNQKMGEGNYSLASHHIFTAENASQMLFSPLVNAKEGMKIYLTDKEKVYTYVIREVKHVTPDRVDEIEDREGIKEITLVTCVDYNATERIIVKGDFKEVKPYAETPSDVLEAFNKPYKQRY, from the coding sequence ATGTCTAAAAAAATTAATAAAAAGAAAAATAAACGAAAAAATCTGTTGATCAATATATTGGCAGGATTTCTGATACTACTATCAATCGCTTTGATTTTTAACGCTAAAATCCGTGATATCTTTATGGTTTGGAATACTAATAAGTACCAAGTTAGTCAGGTATCAAAAGAAAAATTAGAAGAAAATCAGGACACAGAAGGAAATTTTGATTTCGATTCAGTAAAGGCAATCTCATCTGAAGCGGTTTTATCCTCCCAGTGGGATGCCCAACAACTCCCTGTTATTGGAGGAATTGCCATTCCTGAAGTAGAGATTAATTTACCTATCTTTAAAGGCTTGGATAATGTGAATTTGTTCTATGGAGCAGGAACCATGAAACCAAATCAAAAAATGGGAGAGGGAAATTATTCTCTCGCTAGTCACCATATTTTTACAGCTGAAAATGCCAGTCAGATGCTCTTTTCACCTTTGGTCAATGCTAAAGAAGGGATGAAAATTTATTTGACTGATAAGGAAAAGGTTTATACCTATGTCATTCGTGAAGTCAAACACGTTACACCTGACCGCGTTGATGAAATAGAAGACCGTGAGGGAATCAAAGAAATTACTTTGGTAACCTGTGTAGACTATAATGCCACAGAACGGATTATCGTGAAGGGTGATTTCAAAGAAGTGAAACCTTATGCAGAAACTCCATCAGATGTCTTAGAAGCCTTTAATAAGCCTTATAAGCAAAGATATTAA